The Lactuca sativa cultivar Salinas chromosome 2, Lsat_Salinas_v11, whole genome shotgun sequence genome includes a window with the following:
- the LOC111898592 gene encoding probable U3 small nucleolar RNA-associated protein 11 translates to MSSLKHAVHRRAHKERSQPKERKRFGLLEKHKDYVVRAKAFHKKEDYLQKLKEKAAFKNPDEFYFKMINSKTVDGVHKQAGDPNKYTQEELLLMKSQDIGYILQKVQSEKKKIEKLTATLHSLDSQPSNRHVYYAEDREDAKRILSETKSVGGFHAFEDLPDKIKRRTAASYRELEARRGRVQELEKVYNEMAMKQELQKKGKKRKLREDEIVCPSSRPVYKWKTERKR, encoded by the exons ATGTCATCCTTAAAGCATGCTGTTCATAGACGGGCCCACAAGGAACGATCTCAACC aaaagaaaggaaaaggttTGGACTTCTTGAGAAACACAAGGACTATGTTGTTCGTGCAAAAGCCTTTCATAAAAAAGAGGATTACTTACAA AAACTCAAGGAGAAGGCAGCATTCAAGAATCCAGATGAATTCTACTTCAAGATGATCAACTCCAAGACTGTTGATGGAGTACATAAACAGGC GGGTGACCCAAACAAATACACTCAAGAAGAACTCCTGTTGATGAAGTCACAAGATATTGGTTATATCTTGCAGAAAGTTCAATCTGAGAAAAAG AAAATTGAAAAGCTAACTGCAACACTACACTCACTTGATTCTCAGCCTTCAAACAGACATGTATATTATGCTGAAGATAG ggAAGATGCTAAGAGAATACTATCAGAAACAAAGAGTGTTGGTGGATTTCACGCTTTTGAAGATTTGCCTGATAAAATTAAAAG GAGGACAGCTGCTTCCTACAGAGAGTTGGAAGCAAGAAGAGGAAGAGTTCAAGAACTGGAGAAAGTTTATAATGAAATGGCAATGAAACAAGAATTACAG AAAAAGGGTAAAAAACGAAAGCTGCGTGAAGATGAGATTGTTTGCCCGAGTTCTAGACCAGTATACAAGTGGAAAACAGAACGCAAACGTTAA
- the LOC111898652 gene encoding IQ domain-containing protein IQM2 codes for MGLSFSCPYTAFTDLETISNSISSKKDEVNSIDGSIISEFSTQETELDYAKMKEMCNGLSGFDNVIDEFTKTSIFDPGSPEHEAAIKLQKVYKSFRTRRKLADCAVQIEQSLWKLLDFAELKRSSISFFNLDKQETVYSRWSRARTRAAKVGKGLSKNSKAQKLALQHWLEAIDPRHRYGHNLHFYYGKWLLSQSKEPFFYWLDIGEGKEINLVDKCPRSKLQQQCIKYLGPMERKAYEVEMEDGKLLYKQTGEFVDTTGEPKGAKWIFVLSTSKILYVGIKKKGSFQHSSFLAGGATLAAGRIVAEKGTLKAIWPHSGHYRPTQENFQDFVSFLHENNIDTTNVKMDSDEDKDKEFHVNHINSVHVRTHSSEEEGEEEEPKNDDHIIKQIQKDEITLEIPNIDETIIPLNNQETILDGYEAAEDSFNLQEIKTPLAHDHQLSDDEEDEEETIIQRINSNQNSNSLQLGRQLSCKWSTGAGPRIGYLRDYPSELQSHALEEANLSPKSAPCSLRYTNTMLCTSPFSFENRSLLRRNKRPYRTQSTPLDIGCIDF; via the exons ATGGGGCTATCATTTTCGTGCCCCTATACTGCGTTCACAGATTTAGAAACGATTTCAAATTCCATCAGTTCGAAGAAAGATGAAGTTAACAGTATCGATGGATCTATCATCTCTGAATTTTCGACTCAAGAAACAGAATTAGATTACGCGAAAATGAAGGAAATGTGTAACGGATTATCAGGATTCGACAATGTGATTGATGAATTCACGAAAACCTCCATTTTTGATCCTGGAAGCCCTGAACATGAAGCTGCAATAAAGTTACAGAAAGTTTATAAAAGCTTTAGAACGAGAAGAAAGCTCGCAGATTGTGCAGTTCAAATTGAGCAAAGCTT gtGGAAGCTTTTAGATTTTGCAGAATTAAAAAGAAGttctatttcatttttcaatcTTGATAAACAAGAAACTGTTTATTCACGTTGGTCAAGAGCTAGAACAAGGGCTGCAAAG GTAGGAAAAGGTTTATCAAAGAATAGTAAAGCCCAAAAACTTGCGTTGCAACATTGGCTCGAGGCT ATTGATCCAAGACATCGTTATGGCCACAATCTTCATTTTTATTATGGAAAATGGTTGCTCTCTCAAAGCAAAGAGCCTTTCTTTTATTG gttGGATATAGGAGAAGGAAAAGAAATAAATCTCGTTGATAAATGTCCTCGATCAAAGCTTCAACAACAATGCATCAAATACCTTGGCCCC ATGGAGAGAAAGGCGTATGAAGTTGAAATGGAAGATGGGAAGTTGTTATACAAACAGACGGGTGAGTTTGTTGATACAACAGGCGAACCAAAAGGTGCCAAGTGGATATTTGTTTTAAGCACATCAAAAATTTTATATGTTGGAATAAAGAAAAAAGGGTCTTTTCAACATTCAAGTTTTCTTGCTGGTGGGGCCACGTTAGCAGCTGGGAGAATCGTTGCTGAAAAAGGAACCCTAAAG GCGATTTGGCCTCATAGTGGACATTATCGTCCTACACAAGAAAATTTTCAAGATTTTGTTTCATTTCTCCATGAAAACAATATAGATACGACAAATGTTAAG ATGGATTCAGATGAAGATAAAGATAAAGAATTTCATGTCAATCACATCAATAGTGTTCATGTAAGAACACATTCatcagaagaagaaggagaagaagaagaaccaaAAAACGATGATCATATTATAAAACAAATTCAAAAAGACGAAATTACCCTCGAGATACCAAACATCGATGAAACTATTATTCCCCTAAACAACCAAGAAACAATCTTGGATGGATATGAAGCAGCAGAAGATTCATTCAATTTACAAGAAATCAAAACTCCATTAGCACATGATCATCAACTTTcggatgatgaagaagatgaagaggaaacAATCATTCAAAGGattaattcaaatcaaaattcaAATTCTTTACAATTAGGAAGACAGTTATCTTGTAAATGGAGTACAGGAGCTGGACCTCGAATAGGTTATTTACGAGATTACCCCTCGGAGTTACAATCACATGCATTAGAAGAAGCTAATTTGTCACCAAAAAGTGCCCCATGTAGTCTTAGGTATACTAACACAATGTTATGTACAAGtcctttttcttttgaaaataggAGTTTGTTGAGAAGAAATAAGAGACCTTATAGGACACAATCAACTCCATTAGATATTGGATGCATAGATTTTTAG